Within the Oikeobacillus pervagus genome, the region AGCCTTTTGGGAATGTATTCAAAGTTTATACGAAAAAAGGAGTATTTGCCTTAAAAAAAATCCCTGCGACCCAAGGAATCGATTTTGTCCGCCATATTCAACAGTTATTCCAACAAGGATATTATAGAATTGTTCCCGTTTATCCGACATTTGATGGTCGATATGGAGTGTGGAGTCATCAATCTTTATATTATTTAATGCCATGGATTGATCAGGAGGAAAATGAAGAGCGTGATAATCAATATGAAAAGCTTTTTCGGGAATTAGCTAGATTACATCAATTAACAGTGAAAGCTATCCCAATTGAACAGAAGGAACGGACAGAATTCTACGAAGGGGTTAAAGCGGAATGGGGAAAACAAGAAGAATTTCTTGAACAATGGATCAGTCTTTGTGAGCGCGAAACTTATATGCCTCCATTTTTTCTTCTTTCTAGCTTATACTATATGGATATTTTACAAGCACTGCGTTATGCAAAAAGAAAGCTGGATCAATGGTATGAAAGTTCAAAGGATGAAGAGAAAGCTAGAACGGTTCTCATTCATGGGAAAATTTCGATGGATCATTATTTTATCGATGAGCGGGGAAATGGATTTTTTTCGAATTTTGAAAATGCAAAACTAGGGTCGCCTATCCATGACTTATTACCGTTTTTCTCGAGAATGCTTAAATCCTATCCAAAGCCTGTAGATGAATATGTACAATGGTATACGACCTATACGAGATATTTTCCACTAAAAGAGGAAG harbors:
- the ysxE gene encoding spore coat protein YsxE; amino-acid sequence: MAREISGILKNYGLTSEFIEPFGNVFKVYTKKGVFALKKIPATQGIDFVRHIQQLFQQGYYRIVPVYPTFDGRYGVWSHQSLYYLMPWIDQEENEERDNQYEKLFRELARLHQLTVKAIPIEQKERTEFYEGVKAEWGKQEEFLEQWISLCERETYMPPFFLLSSLYYMDILQALRYAKRKLDQWYESSKDEEKARTVLIHGKISMDHYFIDERGNGFFSNFENAKLGSPIHDLLPFFSRMLKSYPKPVDEYVQWYTTYTRYFPLKEEENQLFLSYLTHPGKIIRTLESYLNSNRKKEIRYVNKLQNEYWQLKNIEHLVMQFEEIEKAKNNENHEASS